From one Brachypodium distachyon strain Bd21 chromosome 4, Brachypodium_distachyon_v3.0, whole genome shotgun sequence genomic stretch:
- the LOC104584953 gene encoding uncharacterized protein LOC104584953 codes for MRLAKAALALMSLHAVAALLLLPRGVSADGECGKVRCGMGSCSESGDYAFGFACRCNPGWSRFSVGDTEFPFLSCVIPNCTINNSCRDEPAPPAPSLPPPVAPSLTNLSIYDPCLLQYCGGGSCEKAAGSGFAHRCACRDGFRNLLDDDAYPCYRQCSLGTDCSGLGINILNGSDPNMPPPAPVSFTIQKSGAAAGSSPPAHRLLVLLMLVSFFWFQTVL; via the exons ATGAGGCTCGCCAAGGCGGCCCTCGCGCTGATGTCTCtgcacgccgtcgccgccctgctgctgctgccacgaGGAGTTTCTGCAG ATGGGGAGTGCGGCAAGGTGAGGTGCGGCATGGGGAGCTGCTCCGAGTCCGGCGACTACGCGTTCGGGTTCGCGTGCCGGTGCAACCCGGGGTGGAGCCGGTTCAGTGTCGGCGACACGGAGTTCCCCTTCCTCTCGTGCGTCATACCAAACT GCACCATCAACAACTCGTGCCGGGACGAGCCGGCACCTCCAGCTCCGTCACTGCCGCCACCAGTAGCACCGTCCCTGACGAACCTCTCAATCTACGATC CCTGCCTGCTGCAGTACTGCGGGGGCGGCAGCTGCGAGAAGGCGGCGGGCTCAGGCTTCGCGCACCGCTGCGCCTGCCGTGACGGCTTCAGGAacctcctcgacgacgacgcctACCCCTGCTACCGCCAGT GTTCTCTCGGAACAGACTGCTCCGGCCTCGGGATCAACATACTCAACGGTTCAGACCCGaacatgccgccgccggcacctgTGTCCTTCACCATCCAGAAGAGCGGCGCCGCagccggctcgtcgccgccggcacaTAGGCTGCTGGTGCTCCTCATGCTGGTTTCCTTCTTCTGGTTCCAGACAGTACTTTGA
- the LOC100831461 gene encoding protein LIFEGUARD 2: MSKAQACDPELGAAAAEKAAPAVVKVQVQVRAPGRKKVAEEEDPRLRWAFVRKVYAILALQFLFTSAISTVACLVYPIPRFFLAGTAASWSVYVAILIAPFLVMWPMLRYRQKHPVNLVLMGLFTICTSLSVAIAASTVVGRAVLQSAILTAVAVIGLTLFTFWAANMGHDFTFMFPFLFVSLLVLLVYLLIQMMVPLGTVGTTIYGALATVIFSAFIIYDTNMLVKHHTYNDYVVAAISLYLDVINLFMAQLFCAIQ; the protein is encoded by the exons ATGTCGAAGGCCCAGGCGTGCGACCCGgagctcggcgccgccgctgcggagAAGGCAGCGCCGGCGGTGGTGAAGGTTCAGGTTCAGGTCCGCgcgccggggcggaagaaggtggcggaggaggaggacccgcGGCTGCGCTGGGCGTTCGTGCGGAAGGTGTACGCCATCCTCGCCCTGCAGTTCCTCTTCACCTCCGCGATCTCCACCGTCGCCTGCCTCGTCTACCCCATCCCGcgcttcttcctcgccggcaccgccgcctcctggtCCGTCTACGTCGCCATCCTCATCGCCCCCTTCCTCG TGATGTGGCCGATGCTCAGGTACAGGCAGAAGCACCCCGTGAACCTGGTGCTGATGGGGCTCTTCACGATCTGCACCAGCCTCAGCGTCGCCATCGCTGCCTCCACGGTAGTTG GCAGAGCGGTTCTTCAGTCTGCAATCCTCACAGCTGTTGCAGTCATCGGCCTCACCCTTTTCACCTTCTGGGCAGCCAACATGGGCCATGATTTCACCTTCATGTTTCCATTCTTATTTGTCAGCCTCCTCGTGCTGCTTGTGTACCTCCTCATCCAG ATGATGGTTCCACTGGGAACGGTTGGCACGACTATCTATGGAGCCCTTGCCACCGTGATCTTCTCTGCTTTCATCATCTACGACACCAACATGCTTGTCAAGCACCACACCTACAATGACTATGTTGTAGCCGCCATCTCGCTCTACCTCGACGTGATCAACCTGTTCATGGCCCAGCTCTTCTGTGCTATCCAGTGA